gcggaaaaaccccgtttttaacgcttttccgccattttcccggggaagCAGGAGAGTTAGAGCGTCAgtttcttcggcaaggttgtgcgcAGCAACAACGCGCACAGAAACGTCGTGGGACCGGTGGCGATCGGActtcatttgggggagttacgcccggaaaagcgtcttTTGGGTCTTCCAAATTTTCCGGCTGCACCCCAGCatccgacccctccatcgacgcggcgTGAGAAGACAGCACTAAGCACAGCACCGTACCTgcctaccacccaccaccacccccccagagcggaaaaacccgtTCTTCACGGTTTTTGCGAGAACTTGTCAAAGGGATTTTAACGACGGACGGTCATTCCCTCTGGCACAGAATGGAGGGGCGAGTGCTGCGTTCCGGAGTGCGGTCGCTGTTAGCTCCCGGGAAGCGGTCGGACACCCCTTCCCCCTCTCCGGTGACACCACGGTCGGTCGGATCAGCGGAAGCTGTTGAAACATCGGAAGAGGAGGATGATGGTGAATTCTCCGATGCCTCCACCCTGGAGCAGACGGTGGTGGCGTCGCAGGAAGTAGAAGGGGAGACATCCACATCTGTGGTGATCCCTGACGGCGGAGAAGCGTCTGCGCAGGAGTTTTAGCACAAGATGCTGGAGACCCTCGCCAAGCAAGTGGAGACGCTTACTGAGGAGCTGCGACTCAGCCGGGAGCGCGAGGTTGCTCTAAAGTGCATGCTGGAAGCAGTTCAGGAAGGAATGCGTTCGTTGACGGCACTACATTCCTCGGCACAGTCTGGTGGCCAGGGCAGTGCCAGAACGAAACGCAGCCGGCAACAACGCAACCGAGCGAAGAAGGcttcgcagcaacagcagcagcagcagaagcagcagcagcagcagcagcagcatcagcatcagcagaagcagcagcagcagcagcagcagcagcagcagcagcagcagcagcagaagcagcagcagcagcagcagcagcgtagccagccacagccgcagcgacggacggtcgcagtgtcggcaatgggccagcagcagcagcagcagcagcagcagcagcagcagcagcagcagcagcgtcagcagcagcaaccgctacatcagcagcagtggccacaactccagccaatgcagcagcagatgaccTGGGCAACGGTCTTGAACGGTCGTAATAGCCGAGCGCAACGCCcgactcagcagcagcagcaaccgcatcaGGAGCTATACCGGCCACCTCAgatgcgccagcagcagcagcagagccagcagcaacaacatcagcagcatcgtgcCCAGTCCAAGGGGCGTCCTGCACGACCCGATCGCATCGCGGTGGTCCCCGGTCCGGACAAAACCTGGACGGAGATGTACGTGAAGCTGCGCTCATCACAGGAGCTGCAAGACGTCAGGGCTGATATTGGGATGGGGCGTCGGACCGCGCAAGGTCATCTCATCGTCCCATTACGCAAGAATGTGGACAGCGCTGAGCTGGCTCGCCGGATCCAGCTGGCACTCGGTGAGGATGGCGTGGTCCGTGTGGTGACGGAGATGGGAGAGCTTCTCGTCACCAACATTGACTCTCTGGCCGAGAAGAGTGATGTGGAGCTCGCCATCAAGGAGAAGCTGGGAGCAGAGCCGGGAATCGCGCGTGTCGAGCTCTGGGAGCTCCGTGATGGCACGAAGCGAGCTCGAGTGCGGCTCCCACTAGCAAAGGCACGGCTTCTCATCGGGCAGAAGCTGACACTGTGCCAATGCGTCAGCGGCATCCGCGAAGTGCCGAAGAAGCCACTCGACCGTCAGCGTTGCttccgttgtcttctgatggGGCATCTGGCACGAAACTGTCGTGCCTCGTCTGACCGGTCGGGTCTGTGTTTGCAGTGTGGCGAAGAGGGCCACCGCATTAGCCAGTGCACTTCGGCAGCTAAGTGCATTGTCTGCCAGGGGCCCCATCGTGTGGGCCACTCATCGTGCCGCCAGAACCAGCATTCGCGGGCGTAATGCGGGTAATGCAGGTCAACCTGGgtggtggacgcatcgctCAGGATCTGGCCCTGCAAACAGCCCGCACGAAGCGGGtcgacgtgctgctgctgtcagagGTGTATCGGCCTCCGGCGGGCAGCGGAAACTGGGCGGTGGATTCGTCGGGGAGAGCAGCTGTGGTGGCAACCGGCCACCTTCCGATCCAGCGGGTGTGGCGCTGTGCCATGCCGGGTTGGCTGCTGCGCAGATTGGAGGGGTGGTGTTCATCAGCTGCTACGCCCCTCCGCGAACTCAACACCGGCGAGTTCGAGCAACTTCTggaggcggtggagttggaggCCCAACCCCACCCTCGTATCGTCCTGGCAGGCGATTTCAACGCCTGGAATGAGGAGTGGGGTAGTCAACGCACCACCCGGCGCGGTGAAGAGCTGCTGGACACCATCAGGCAGCTCGGGCTTGTGGTTCTAAACCAAGGCTCGGTCCCGACGTTCGTGGGCAACGGAGTCGCCACTCCCAGTGTTGTGGATGTGTCTTTCGCTAGCACATCCATCGCTCGTCCGGACACTTGGGAGGTGGCAGCGAACACCGCTTCGTGCCACTACACGGCGtcggaccaccggtacatctttTTCACCGTGGGGCCTCCAACTcctgaccagcagcagcgacgacaacagcagcaacaccagcagcagcagcagcagcgcatcagcagcaagcagcagcagcagcaccagcagcagcatcgtcattCGAACGGGAGGCAGcagcgacatcagcagcagcatcgtcagcgGGGACAGGGGTCCTCTTCGTCATCCACCACTTATCGGCACGCTGGCCGTAGATGGAAGACGACGCAGTTTTCGGCCGAGGCATTCGTAGCCGCACTCCAGACGGCTGGTTTCCCGGAGCGAGCCGTCAGCCAGGAGGGGATGGTCGACGCCATGCTAGATGCATGCGACGACACGATGGAGCGCGTCACCATGTCGCATCGTGACCCCCATCGAGACCTTTTCTGGTGGACTCCGGAGATTTTACGTCTTCGGGAGGAGTGTGCGGCTGTGCATGAGCGAATGCTTCGAACCACCGACCTGCAGGAGCGCAGCATCATGGCTGCTCATCATCGGTCGGCGAGGAGAGCTGTGGAGAAGGCTGTCCGTGCCAGCAAGCGAGCGCAACTTGACGAGCTGATTCAACAGGCGGAAACCAACGAGTTTTGGGGCCGGCTATCGGGTGGTCATGTCTCGTCTTCGTGGCTGCTTCGTGCCACCTGAGGACAGACCGTGTCGTGTTGGAGCGGATAGCTAACGATCTgttcccgacacatccgcctgTTGACTGGCCGGAAGCCGAATCGCCCAGCGAAGACAACCGAGGAGCCGAGATCACCGCTGACCCCTGTTACCGTAGGCGAGCTGCTGTCCATCGTGGGATCGATGGCGAACCGGAAAGCGCCTGGACTTGACGGTATCCCCAATGCGGCGGTTAGGACGGCCATTAGGAAGTACCCGGATGGTCTTCGTCCGTTTGTACCAGGACTGCCTTGACCGGGGTGCGTTTCCAGCGCCTTGGAAGAGGCAACGATGGTACTGCTGCCAAAGCCTGGCAAGCCTCCCGGGGAAAGCTCCTCCTACCGGCCGCTGTGCATGCTCGACGCACTCGGCAAGGTGTTGGAGCGCCTAATTCTTAACCGCCTCAACGAGTTCCTGGAGAACCGGAAGCAGACGGCTGTCGGACGGGCAGTACGGGTTCCGGCGAGGCAGATCAACCTCAGTGCGATCCAGCGCGTTGTCGAAGCGGGCAGGACGGCCCATGTCCTTTCGCCGCACCAACGCCCGAGACAAgcgctgctgatggtggtggcactaGACATCcgcaacgccttcaattctgcGCCCTGGCAAGCCATTGCCACGGCGCTGAGGACAAGGGGGTACCGTCATCGCTGCAG
This genomic stretch from Anopheles stephensi strain Indian unplaced genomic scaffold, UCI_ANSTEP_V1.0 ucontig143, whole genome shotgun sequence harbors:
- the LOC118515355 gene encoding uncharacterized protein LOC118515355, giving the protein MYVKLRSSQELQDVRADIGMGRRTAQGHLIVPLRKNVDSAELARRIQLALGEDGVVRVVTEMGELLVTNIDSLAEKSDVELAIKEKLGAEPGIARVELWELRDGTKRARVRLPLAKARLLIGQKLTLCQCVSGIREVPKKPLDRQRCFRCLLMGHLARNCRASSDRSGLCLQCGEEGHRISQCTSAAKCIVCQGPHRVGHSSCRQNQHSRA